In a single window of the Anaerocolumna cellulosilytica genome:
- a CDS encoding cation-translocating P-type ATPase — protein sequence MRDTTNDIKNIIFNGLTEEEVEERVKQGLVNHTNITTGKSVKEIILSNILTYFNLIFFIIALLLIYVGSYRNLTFLPVIIGNTIIGIVQELRAKQILDKMNILNAPHSIVIRNGVQKQIVSEQLVKDDIVLLAAGNQICADAFVVQGNVQVNEALLTGEADEIEKVRGNKLLSGSFVVSGQCFAKLENVGKHSYISKLTAEAKTVGSDEQSEMICSINLLVKWIGIGIIPIGVLLFYQGYYLNGETIQKSIVSMVAALIGMIPEGLYLLTTIALALSTMRLAKRHVLLHDMKSIEALARVDVLCVDKTGTITEARMQVEEVLPSQTINGIIIPKEELEQLLVDYSFAIQDDNATIHAIKEYTNTLCENIERRKPLDSSPFSSTTKYSSVTFEDGTFVLGAPEFVMREDYNLIVPEIIAFVKKGHRVLILGKYEGSNVKDGLKEKVVPLAYVILTNPLRKNAQETFSYFKKQGVTVKVISGDNPETVSEVAKCAGIENADNFIDASILDTESKLASALEKYAVFGRVTPKQKQKLVQTLQKAGHTVAMTGDGVNDILAMKDADCSVAMASGSEATAQAAQVVLLDSDFAHMPDVVLEGRQVVNNVQRSAVLFLVKNIFSLLLAVFSVVFTFTYPLEPSQISLISIFTIGIPGFMLALEPNKNRIEGHFLKNVMIKALPAGLTDVLAVGSLVVCGEAFLLSKNDIATASTMLLAVVGFIILIKISSPLNKIKYSIVILNIFGLAFCGIFLHRLFAISEMSKICVLLLIIFAFSAESLFRYLSISIEKINDLYLRLKKKKNHIHKG from the coding sequence ATGAGGGATACGACAAATGATATAAAAAATATAATATTCAATGGGCTGACAGAAGAGGAGGTAGAGGAAAGGGTTAAGCAAGGACTTGTAAATCATACGAATATTACAACGGGAAAGTCAGTTAAAGAGATAATTTTATCTAATATATTAACCTATTTTAACCTAATTTTTTTCATTATAGCCCTATTATTAATCTATGTTGGTTCTTACCGGAATCTTACGTTTTTGCCTGTTATTATCGGAAATACAATTATTGGGATTGTACAAGAGCTTAGAGCAAAACAAATACTTGATAAAATGAATATTTTAAATGCTCCCCACTCCATTGTAATAAGGAATGGCGTACAAAAACAAATTGTATCCGAGCAATTAGTAAAGGATGATATTGTATTACTTGCAGCCGGAAATCAGATATGTGCGGATGCATTTGTTGTTCAGGGAAATGTACAGGTCAATGAAGCACTTCTAACAGGAGAGGCAGATGAAATCGAAAAGGTTCGCGGAAACAAACTTTTATCCGGAAGTTTTGTGGTATCCGGGCAGTGTTTTGCTAAATTAGAGAATGTAGGGAAGCATTCATATATATCCAAACTGACTGCAGAGGCAAAAACAGTGGGTAGTGACGAACAGTCTGAAATGATTTGCTCTATTAATTTACTGGTTAAATGGATTGGAATTGGAATCATCCCAATCGGTGTACTTTTATTTTATCAGGGATATTATCTGAATGGTGAAACAATTCAAAAAAGTATTGTTTCAATGGTGGCAGCTCTTATAGGAATGATACCGGAAGGGCTTTATCTACTTACAACAATTGCACTTGCACTAAGTACTATGCGATTGGCAAAAAGGCATGTCCTTCTTCATGATATGAAAAGTATCGAAGCACTGGCACGGGTTGATGTGCTGTGCGTAGATAAGACAGGTACAATAACTGAAGCAAGAATGCAGGTGGAAGAAGTTCTGCCAAGCCAAACAATAAATGGAATAATAATACCAAAAGAAGAACTGGAACAACTTTTAGTGGACTACTCATTTGCTATACAAGATGATAACGCTACTATTCATGCGATAAAAGAGTACACGAATACATTATGTGAAAATATAGAAAGACGAAAACCTCTAGATAGTAGTCCGTTTTCTTCAACTACCAAGTATAGCAGTGTTACGTTTGAAGACGGCACTTTCGTTCTGGGTGCACCTGAGTTTGTCATGCGGGAGGACTATAACTTAATCGTACCGGAAATTATTGCTTTTGTAAAAAAGGGGCATAGGGTTCTTATACTGGGCAAATATGAAGGCAGCAATGTAAAGGATGGCTTGAAAGAGAAGGTCGTACCATTAGCATATGTTATTCTAACAAATCCCTTACGTAAAAATGCGCAGGAGACCTTTTCTTATTTTAAGAAACAAGGCGTTACTGTTAAAGTTATATCGGGAGATAATCCGGAGACCGTATCAGAAGTTGCCAAATGTGCTGGCATAGAAAATGCAGATAATTTTATTGATGCGAGCATATTAGATACAGAAAGTAAATTAGCAAGTGCTTTAGAAAAATATGCTGTTTTTGGAAGGGTTACACCTAAGCAGAAACAAAAATTGGTGCAGACGCTTCAAAAGGCAGGACATACTGTTGCAATGACTGGGGATGGGGTAAATGATATTCTGGCAATGAAAGATGCTGATTGCAGCGTGGCAATGGCTTCAGGAAGTGAAGCTACAGCGCAGGCAGCGCAAGTTGTTCTTCTGGATTCGGATTTTGCACATATGCCGGATGTGGTATTGGAAGGAAGACAAGTTGTAAACAATGTACAACGTTCAGCTGTGCTATTTTTGGTCAAGAACATATTTTCACTGTTATTGGCTGTATTTTCAGTGGTGTTTACATTTACTTATCCATTAGAGCCGTCTCAAATATCACTGATTAGTATATTTACTATAGGCATTCCTGGATTTATGCTGGCTCTAGAACCTAATAAAAATCGTATTGAAGGTCATTTCTTGAAAAATGTTATGATTAAAGCACTTCCGGCAGGCCTAACAGATGTATTGGCGGTAGGTTCTCTTGTGGTTTGCGGTGAAGCGTTCTTACTTTCCAAAAATGATATAGCAACTGCCTCTACCATGCTCCTGGCAGTGGTGGGCTTTATTATACTTATCAAGATAAGCAGCCCTCTCAATAAAATAAAATATAGCATAGTAATACTTAATATTTTTGGTTTGGCATTTTGCGGAATCTTTCTTC
- a CDS encoding tyrosine-type recombinase/integrase produces the protein MFQIGDRIGENVALKFSDIEYGKIAIQRMEEKGLVFDGENFKSAGVQIVEHLKKENDSEYRFISLTDKAKEIISKARKLNPDGEFIFERNGERLTARAVTYWLWKYCRDAGITYKSPHCTRRTTASRLSTEGMHLIR, from the coding sequence ATGTTCCAGATTGGTGACCGAATTGGTGAGAATGTTGCGCTTAAATTCTCTGATATCGAATATGGAAAAATAGCGATTCAAAGGATGGAAGAAAAGGGACTTGTCTTTGATGGAGAAAACTTCAAGAGTGCCGGTGTCCAGATAGTGGAACATCTGAAAAAGGAAAACGATTCGGAGTACCGCTTTATCTCTCTTACTGATAAAGCAAAGGAAATCATCAGTAAAGCCAGAAAACTTAATCCTGATGGCGAGTTTATCTTTGAAAGAAATGGGGAACGATTGACTGCTAGAGCAGTAACTTACTGGCTATGGAAATATTGCAGAGATGCAGGAATTACGTACAAGAGTCCTCATTGTACAAGAAGAACTACTGCAAGTCGTTTGAGTACAGAAGGAATGCACTTGATAAGATAA
- a CDS encoding DUF402 domain-containing protein, whose protein sequence is MKRSRLSYDEWNCILAKVLHGCKVDSELVTGYIGLVEIREVNEAQVWKFNGEDIVVCDKGIKWMSILPQNDWYCITAVMNEKEEIILWYIDMIAAQGVKIDGVPYFDDLYLDLVVYPDGKIIVDDMDELEDALEKNDITQEQFKLAIETSDKLHKGILSNITNFIKYTKKCFEVVK, encoded by the coding sequence ATGAAAAGAAGTAGACTATCATATGATGAATGGAACTGTATACTAGCTAAAGTGTTGCATGGATGTAAGGTGGATTCTGAACTGGTTACAGGATATATTGGACTTGTTGAAATTCGAGAAGTAAATGAAGCACAAGTATGGAAATTCAACGGGGAGGATATCGTTGTTTGTGATAAGGGTATAAAATGGATGTCAATTTTACCACAAAATGATTGGTATTGTATTACCGCAGTGATGAATGAAAAGGAAGAAATTATTTTGTGGTACATAGATATGATAGCAGCACAAGGAGTTAAAATAGATGGAGTACCATATTTTGATGATTTGTATTTGGATTTGGTAGTTTATCCAGATGGAAAAATAATTGTAGATGATATGGATGAACTGGAAGATGCACTGGAAAAGAATGATATTACACAAGAACAATTCAAGCTTGCAATTGAAACCAGTGATAAGCTACATAAAGGAATACTAAGTAATATTACCAATTTTATTAAATACACAAAAAAATGTTTCGAAGTAGTAAAGTAA
- a CDS encoding 3-oxoacyl-[acyl-carrier-protein] synthase III C-terminal domain-containing protein: MIQVKIRDIAVSHGKKVVDNSIYLEHFKQRGKDVEHFLKDVIGRDKRYLFDTEEQSTLTLSLEAIQALLLKTGLTGQDFDMIILSSQLPEYIAPPTSIKIHNVIGGKKECICYDMNSNCCGMVLAYEQTAKYMSVSPNVSRTLLIGCDYINLTIDPEEENLYGHYGDAACAVILEKTDEDCGLIDSICHVKSEGVDVALFPGCGFSNMFRVRDNKELLIKFDPPKENVPESAVDTIKTVLDRNGLAPSAISMFCFSQYALINIKKIREQLGIDEEHSLYIGDIYGYTGTSSPFIALYESLIKGCIKRGDYVLLWTIGCGSQNIGLLCKF; the protein is encoded by the coding sequence TTGATTCAAGTAAAGATTAGAGATATTGCAGTCAGCCACGGTAAAAAAGTTGTCGATAATTCTATATACCTTGAACATTTTAAACAGCGCGGTAAGGATGTGGAACATTTCTTAAAGGATGTCATCGGCAGGGACAAACGTTATCTATTTGACACTGAGGAACAAAGTACCCTGACTCTTTCCCTAGAAGCTATTCAGGCTTTACTTCTAAAAACCGGCCTGACCGGACAAGATTTTGATATGATCATCTTGTCCAGTCAGTTACCAGAATATATTGCCCCTCCTACCTCCATTAAAATACATAATGTAATTGGAGGTAAGAAGGAATGCATTTGTTACGATATGAATTCTAATTGCTGCGGTATGGTTCTGGCCTATGAACAAACTGCCAAATACATGTCTGTCAGCCCTAATGTTAGCCGGACTCTATTAATTGGCTGTGATTATATTAATCTTACCATTGACCCAGAGGAGGAGAATCTCTATGGACATTATGGAGATGCTGCCTGTGCCGTTATTTTAGAAAAAACCGATGAAGACTGTGGTCTTATTGATTCCATCTGTCATGTCAAATCAGAAGGTGTCGATGTGGCACTCTTTCCTGGCTGCGGCTTTTCCAATATGTTTCGAGTAAGGGACAATAAGGAATTATTAATTAAATTTGATCCTCCTAAGGAAAATGTCCCTGAATCAGCCGTTGATACAATCAAAACAGTTCTTGACCGGAATGGTCTGGCACCCTCTGCTATCTCTATGTTTTGCTTCTCTCAATATGCCTTAATCAATATTAAAAAAATCAGAGAACAATTGGGCATCGATGAGGAACATAGCTTATATATTGGTGATATTTACGGATATACCGGTACCAGCAGCCCCTTTATCGCTTTATATGAATCTTTGATAAAAGGTTGCATTAAGCGGGGAGACTATGTTCTCCTTTGGACCATTGGCTGTGGCTCACAAAACATTGGTCTGCTGTGTAAGTTTTAA
- the argS gene encoding arginine--tRNA ligase — MKQKVVNLIEIGIQDIYGISLPDTECYIEIPSNIELGDFSLPCFTLAKMLKKSPKIIAEELCTHLKDNNNDSMISDVKAVNGYLNIFIDRIYFINQIIADVFNVSYGSSDIGSGKTICMDYSSPNIAKNFHVGHLRTTLIGNSFSKIYSKLGYKVVRINHLGDWGTQFGKLIVAYKKWSNKKMVEENGIEELLRIYIQFGHEAEKSPALNDEARDWFAKMENGDEEALSIWQWFKDISLIEYERVYTMLNIEFDSYVGESFYMDKVPALVSELKDKKLLVESQGANIISLDEYGMSPCLITKKDGSSIYHSRDIAAALYRKQTYNFEKCIYVTGMEQKLHFSQVFKAIELMGYEWANDLYHIPYGLVSMDGEKLSTRKGNIIYAEDILNEAVSRALNAIQEKNPDLKDKINTAKKIGIGAVIFHDLSNQLIRDVHFKWDDVLNFDGMTAPYIQYTYARSKSILRKSHIDNTDVDLTYLTDDISYELVKKLALYPDIVKDAAVKFEPCIIARYAYTLSNLFNKFYHECRILSADDQIRKSRIVLVNAVQKVISDSMSLLGIECPEEM; from the coding sequence ATGAAGCAGAAAGTTGTTAATTTAATCGAAATTGGTATACAAGATATTTATGGCATTTCATTACCCGATACAGAGTGTTATATTGAAATCCCATCAAATATTGAATTAGGCGATTTTTCGCTACCATGTTTTACTTTAGCAAAAATGTTAAAAAAGAGTCCTAAAATAATTGCAGAAGAACTGTGCACTCATTTAAAGGATAATAATAATGACAGTATGATTTCTGATGTAAAAGCAGTGAATGGATATTTAAATATATTTATTGATAGGATATATTTCATAAATCAAATTATTGCAGATGTTTTTAATGTTTCCTATGGCTCATCAGATATTGGAAGTGGTAAAACTATATGTATGGACTATTCATCTCCTAATATCGCCAAAAATTTTCATGTAGGTCATTTACGAACCACATTAATAGGTAATAGTTTTTCTAAAATATACAGTAAATTAGGATATAAAGTAGTTCGTATTAATCATTTAGGTGATTGGGGTACACAATTTGGGAAATTAATTGTTGCATATAAAAAGTGGAGCAATAAAAAAATGGTTGAAGAAAATGGGATTGAAGAGCTTCTACGCATTTATATTCAATTCGGGCATGAGGCAGAAAAAAGTCCCGCGCTAAATGATGAAGCAAGAGATTGGTTTGCTAAAATGGAAAATGGTGATGAGGAAGCTCTCTCAATATGGCAGTGGTTCAAAGACATCAGTCTAATAGAATATGAACGCGTATACACGATGCTTAATATTGAATTTGACTCTTATGTAGGCGAAAGCTTTTATATGGACAAAGTTCCAGCTCTTGTTTCGGAATTAAAAGATAAGAAACTTCTTGTGGAAAGTCAAGGAGCTAATATTATCAGTCTAGATGAATATGGTATGTCACCTTGCCTAATTACGAAGAAAGATGGAAGCTCAATTTATCATTCTCGTGACATAGCTGCTGCTTTATATCGCAAGCAAACATATAATTTTGAAAAGTGTATTTATGTGACAGGTATGGAACAAAAGCTTCATTTTTCACAAGTATTTAAAGCTATCGAATTGATGGGATATGAATGGGCAAATGATTTATACCATATCCCATATGGACTTGTAAGTATGGATGGTGAAAAATTATCAACCAGAAAAGGTAATATAATATATGCTGAAGATATCTTAAATGAAGCTGTATCAAGAGCCCTGAATGCTATTCAAGAAAAAAATCCAGATTTAAAAGATAAAATTAACACCGCTAAAAAAATTGGAATAGGCGCAGTAATATTTCACGATTTATCTAATCAACTTATTAGAGATGTTCATTTTAAATGGGATGATGTTTTGAATTTTGATGGTATGACAGCACCATATATCCAATATACTTATGCACGTTCTAAAAGCATATTACGTAAATCACATATTGATAATACTGATGTTGATTTAACATATTTAACAGATGACATTAGTTATGAATTAGTCAAAAAGTTAGCATTATATCCCGATATTGTTAAAGATGCGGCTGTTAAGTTCGAGCCGTGTATCATCGCAAGATACGCTTATACTCTTTCCAACTTATTTAATAAATTTTATCATGAATGTAGAATTTTATCAGCTGATGATCAAATTAGGAAATCTCGAATAGTCTTAGTTAATGCAGTACAAAAAGTAATTAGCGACTCTATGTCATTATTAGGCATTGAATGCCCAGAAGAAATGTAG